TATTTTATAAACAATGATCAGGGTAGGACACAAACTTAATAAATATTCTCTGTTTTACTTATTGTTTGTCACAAAGAATATCTTTAATAAATTGGATCTCATGAcatcaggaaagaaggaagattcCCACAATCTGTTGGCTTTAGCAGTTAGTTTCTCCCTTAAAAGATGAACTGGTCTTGACTGAAGTGTAAACAAACTGATTCTACTTAACAAAAGACAATCTGATTATTTCCAGATTAACTAAATAGAATTTGCAACTACTGAACTCTGGCATTACAACTAAAATTTCTTAGACAATATTTATATTGGTTCGAAACTGCTCTGCCAAGGTCCTTCCTTCTGCAGGCTATGGCTGAAAATCTCAGAGCAGAGTTTCTTTCCTGCTGCTCCCTCTAATATCTAGGGACAGTGAGCAAAACCTCTACCTGGAAGGTTTCCCTGCTAACTCAGCAGAAACAGAGCCAGCCAATCTCATCAGGTCCCTTCTGCATTTACCTGAAGGTCAATGTAGCCATCGTCTGTACTGGAGAGCCTTGAGTATTTCACTTTACTACTGGGGATTCCAGTAGCCAGGTTGGTACGAGACGGCATCATAACACGCTGACACAGCTACAgtctgaaaacaaagaaaagtattATTGTCTGCAGGCTACAACAATGTGTTTGTTATACGTATTGGAGTTCTGGGCTGCAATGTCATACTAGCAACTGGCAATTTAGGCTCCATTGCTCTTAGAACCTGATATTCCTTTGACAAGTGAAAGCATTCTCATTATGCATCTACTATGGTTTGTCCTGGTAGAATAAGAATCAAGACATTTGCCAAGAACCAGACCTCATGTTTATGTTGCCACCAATGTTTCTCTGCCTCCTAATTTTTCCAAAGTCACACGGCGAGTAGGTGAAAGGGTGGTGACTTAAATCCAAGTCCATCTGACATTTCAACCATTCTGCTATAGTATAGTATTGCCTGTCCTCCGTCCCTGCTTCCAGAAAAAGCAAGAGGAGCATATACTCAAGGATTCTCTTATTTgtcagggagagaggagagagggtgggAAATGGAATACATTCACATCAGCATTTTGCCTATTTCCCTCTGATAGATATCATCCTTTTAATACAAAAGATCTGTAAAACTTCTTGTTGTAAATTTGGATAAGCTACTGGCTACCAGTGTTGTACCAGTGTCCTCTGATTTGCCTGCCTCTCTGCTCCACCCCAAGCACTGAAAGCAGCGATTGCACTTTCCAGGTTACTTCTACAgctacattaaaaacaaatttaaaaaaaccctgaataaatACCTGGTTTTTGTTCAAAATAGTCAAAGCTGACTATAGTAATGAGATCACGGTTATTATGTCACCAGTTTAAACACAGTAGGTAAGATTTAAAAACAATgacatttaaattgaaaaaacatTTGTAATTTGTGTACTTTTCCTCCATAAAATCACAAAGTTATGCGAATGAAACAAGTAAATCTACTTTAATCATGAAACTATTTGATTTCTAAAAGTGaaacatatctttaaaaaaagaaaattaagtatttCAATAGggcaacataaaaaaaaaaaaaacataaagaccGGCCTTCCTCTGGTATGACATTTTGcaaataatcatcatcattataatgGCAGTTAACAATTACCTAGTATTAAGTGACGggtactgttttaagtgctttatatatactTAATACTGAATATTAATGAGCTGTTTTAAGTGGCCCACAGTCAACCTAAACTAACTAGCATTATAAAGGAATTGGTGCTAAATGTTCATGTCCCTTTTTAGTAATTATATACTGGAGCAGAAatcaagtattaaaaaaataagagtatgCTTACTTACATGCTTTTCTAAAAGGGTTAGATCAAATTCCGTCAAATACTATGTTTTTAGGTGTTGCGATCCCGACTACACGATAATCTAAATTTAATTCTATAAAACTTAAAGTCCAAACTACCAATAATGGGCGGTTTGAGAGCATTTAATCACCTCTGATTTGTATTagtcttaaaaaaatagtttacatACTCTGACATTAACTTCATACACCGCATCAAAACATAAAAAAGCGCACGGCGTGCAGGAGAGGGGAGACGAATGCTTATTGGTAGCAAAGAGCAATAATTCtaaaagaggggaaaggaaaaacgTAAATCAATGTTTTCCGGGTACCAGCCCAAGTTCCCAACAGGCTTTTTTACCAGCCTCACCGCAACCCCAAAATATCCTCAGCACTTGAATGTTGCAAGAATTTTGAAAGCATCagcaaagcacttagcacagtgccttgcactACGAGCCTCTACACACTACTTCCCTGCCCGTCTCCAGAGCGAGCCAACAAGAGAAATAAGGATCAACATGattttagaaggaaaacaaaatccaGTTTCTGGAGAAAGGCCAGCCGTGCCCCGGGAGGACGAACGCTCCACACCGAGGACTCGGGGCTTGATTTCGGCAGATAGCGCAGTCTGGGCCGCGCCGCGAACGTGAGTCGAGCTCTTCCGCTCCCGCCCCGCCGCACGAACGCCTTACCGGAGCCCGGGCCCGGCAGCCCTTGCGCAGACAGCTAGCTCACGGTTCGCAGCAGGTGAGCCAGAGACCTCACAGTACGCCCCACCACTGCGTCCCCACCCCAGACCAGCTGGGAGCCGGAAATGGCGTGTCGCAAGGCAGCGCGCCGGACGTGGCGTCACCGGGAGCGACGCCTCCTCGTTCCACTCTCCGTCCGGTTTCGGGCGTGTGCCCGGTGTGCTAGGGCCCCGTGGGGTTTCGGGAGgcgctgtgggctgggctggctgcCGACCACCTCCGCCGCGGCGGGCGAGTGCCTAGCTAACCGGGCTGCGTGGGTCACAGGTCCAGGGCTAGCCGGCTACGTGTTTCTTTCCGGCCCCTAGGGTAGTGTAGGGAGTTCAGTGGCGCCTCGAGAGGCGGAAGCCGAGCCGGCgaagctccctgaaggcaggggcTGTCAGGTCTCCCTATGCCCAGGGAAGGCTGCCTTCCCGGGCCGCGCCGCAGTTCTCTGCCGCCCTGTACCCCACCCGCAACTCTGGAGTAGCCCCACATTCTTGCGCTTCAGTTTCCCCGCTCCTCGTCTTCAGGCCTTACCCCGGCAAGAGGTCTGGCCACAAGGGACATTTTGCAACAcgtgaaactttttaaaatgtcgaGCGTTattaagtataatttacatatgataAAGTACAATTGGATTAGTTTTGACAGATACATATAGTCTTGGAGCCATCATCACAAtgtagataaaatattttcatcactccagaaaTTTCCATCAGGCCCCTTTGCAGCCAATATCCTTCCCCAACCCCAGGCACACAGAAAGGTAATGAATAGTTACCTACTGGATACAGTGAGTTCTACCGTCACTGCAAGTACGACAGAAATCTGTCATTTAATCCACCAAACACAAAATACACTGGAAAAAGAGGACTACAATAAAGGAATTCTCAATATGCAGCATGCCAACTTGTGACCTTGTAGCACAATTACTGCTGggcctttttcactttcttggttgaATCCAACATCCATGGAATTAAGCCACCTTCATCCTTTAAGGGAATAAGTCCCCACAAAAGGCTACTTACGCtagagaaattatttttgcaCAAACATACTCCTTGGGACCTATCAGATCTACTAAAACTTCCAAGACTCCTGTACAAGGCTCCCTAGGCTAATGAAACACTGCCCTGTAACAATGCTAGTCTTATAAAGCTGACAGAACTTTGGGTACATTAAGCTTCTGTAAATGCaagcaaaaatgacaaaatattatatatttgttctaCTCTCCCCTTTTCATTTCTTGAGCTCAAGTCAGAATACCAAGTTTGGCAAATAAATCCCCCAAAATACTTTGTCACCTGCTGTATCTGGAATACTTTTTATCACTGTATCTAATGTCATATCAACCTGCTCTAGACTGAAACAATAAGCTCATTTACATGAGCTGCTTGAATTGTGAATTCTCTAGGATACTTGCAACCATCGTGGTCCAAATGAAGGCACTGTCCTGTGATGTTTGAAATTCAAAtgacttttatttaaattgaaaacaatacTTAAAACTGCATTTAGAGTCAAAAcccttttgtttataaaaattataaggaGTATTCCTAGGTAAGGCAAAGTTGTTACTCAGTTAACAAGACCAGATTTGACTTTGGACTTTACTTTTTGAACAAACTgtagagaatggagaaaagaaaaagttatttacaGAAAACAATATCTACATATGTACTCAGAGGTACAAAGACAAAACAGACTTAAGTATGTGCTAGCATCTCAGAAGCAGTTCTCAAAGAGCTTAGTTTTATTTCCTTGAATTTTAAGAATGTCTAAGATCCTTCTTCATCCTCGATCTTGGGAGCCAAATAGTACTTTAAATGTCCCATATCAGCAATTTTATACTCTACGactgaaagaaaacaggaatataATTAATTACTGAGAAGTACCACATACACTACCTACAAAACAAGATTCAACAAGTTTATTATCTTACCAAGGGGTACATCTGCAGACATACTGAGTGTTACTGTAGGAGAGAGTGGAGTGgcttttgtaaagaagttcaggTACCTCAGTGCAAAAGTTAGCTGAACTGGTTCATTCATGTCTATGGTAACCttagggagaaaacaaaaagattcaTCATACTGAAAAACATCAAGAAAGCTGCAACTCATTCATTTCTAATATACATTGACAAATGActtagtttcttcaacaaataaaattgtaatagagGGAAAACGAAATTGAAGAGAGAACCAATGGactaaaagaaatttaaggaGCGTATCTCAATGAACTGTAATGTACGGACCTTATTAAAATCTTGATTCAAACAAACTGAAATAACCAAGGAAGTAGGAACACTGAAAAATTCCTTAATATAATTTTCTTAGATGTCATAAAATGTTTATactatgaataaattaaaatatttatgagtgaattttttctttttttaaaaatttctagctGCACGGCTTtagggatgttagttccctgatgagggatcgaacccacacccttgtcagtgaaagtgcggagtcctaaccactggaccgccagaaaATTCCCTATGGGTTAAGTAACATttgagagaagaacaaaaatcaagATTGGCAGGGGAGTGAAATGTAATTTAGGAGAAAAGAATCAGCCCCTGGAGTTTTGTtactaatatatatttgttactaatatatgtatttttaaactgtttatttaaaagttaatataAGGATTACACAACAGCTAGATTTTACCCCCAACTAGATCCTACGGGGTTGCTCAATTATTTGGTAAAAACATAGTAAGTACCTCCAGAAAGCTAAAGCTAGCCTCCCAAGCCTATCCTTAAGAGTATGTGTGGGTTTGATACACAAACCCATTGTTCTACAGTTTATAAAGGTTGCACTAAATTTGCATTCCCTTCTCACAAATTTAAGTTAGATGGCATCTATAAGATCACTTGCAGATTTCAAAAGTTTCAATTCTCACATATTAGTTacttggaaatgcaaattctgtctgtttttctttagAGCTTTCTTTAATTTTAGCAATTACCTTGctaaagactgaatgtttgtggccCCCCCACCACCCCAATTCACGTTAAAGCCAAATTCACAATATGGTGGtattggaggtggggcctttgggaggtgcttagtgTTAGgaaggcagagccctcatgaatgggattaatgcccttataaaagagaccccagagaactccctttccctttccaccAGGTAAGAAGGCTGCTGTCTGTGAACCAAGAAGCAGGCCCTCGTCAGACAACAAATCTGCCAGCTTCCGAGTCTCCAAAACTGTGAATAATAAACTTCCGTTGTTTagaagccactcagtctatggtattttgttatagaagccTTAGCAGACTAAGATATAACCTAATATTCTTCTTCAAGGTATTTTGTTTACTTAAAAACTGCTTACAGCTTCCTCTTCTTTATCAACATTACTCGTTTGTGACAActtaatatttccatttccaaGTTCTCCACTTGCAGAAAATTTCACTCCATCTTTTGCACAGGAAATTACAACAGCATCTCCAATATGACTGAGATCTCGGCATATACGTGCAAATTCACCAGAAGGCATCTTTACTACACAGCTGTACTCTTGTTCCtgtaaaacaaagaattttttttttttttttttttttgcggtacgcgggcctctcactgctgtggcccctcccgctgcggagcacaggctccagatgtgcaggctcagcggctgtggctcacaggcccagccgctccgcggcatgcgggatcctcccggaccggggcacgaacccacgtcccctgcatcggcaggcagactctaaaccactgcgccaccagggaagccccaaaacagaGAAATTTAAATGTCATGGAAATAAAAGATTTGGCACCCTCACTTTCTGAAGACTCAGCATCTAAACAAGAACTCAGAATTCAAGATTTTCTGATTACTTTGAAATATCACTCATTGTGTAATTTCTTAACACTCTAACCactcaaaaaataaatgcagatatAAAACAAGTATGCTGTAAAAATAACCATACTAAGAAAACAAATTAGAGCTTAAACTTTTAACAGTAAATGCACTATCCCGGGAACAAGAGCCTCCACCTAATCACCCTACAGTAGGGCTAAATCAAGAGGCCATTAGGGTATGGCATACAGTGATGATGGCGCAAACAGGTCTGCTTTCCAAAACAAGAGAATATGATGTTAGGCATTTTAAACATCCAAACACCTCCTCTCACTTTTGATGTTGATAAACCTAACCATAATGAATTTCTGCTAAAATGGCTTTAAGATCTTCTCTCAATAAAAATCAAGCACTCgggtttctctggtggcacagtggttaagatctgcctgccaatgcaggggacacaggttcaagccctggtccgggaagatcccacatgccgtggagcaactaagcccgtgcaccacaactactgagcctgcactctagagcccatgagccacaactactgaacc
The sequence above is a segment of the Orcinus orca chromosome 16, mOrcOrc1.1, whole genome shotgun sequence genome. Coding sequences within it:
- the PCNA gene encoding proliferating cell nuclear antigen → MFEARLVQGSILKKVLEALKDLINEACWDISSSGVNLQSMDSSHVSLVQLTLRSEGFDTYRCDRNLAMGVNLTSMSKILKCAGNEDIITLRAEDNADTLALVFEAPNQEKVSDYEMKLMDLDVEQLGIPEQEYSCVVKMPSGEFARICRDLSHIGDAVVISCAKDGVKFSASGELGNGNIKLSQTSNVDKEEEAVTIDMNEPVQLTFALRYLNFFTKATPLSPTVTLSMSADVPLVVEYKIADMGHLKYYLAPKIEDEEGS